The Osmia bicornis bicornis chromosome 12, iOsmBic2.1, whole genome shotgun sequence genome includes a region encoding these proteins:
- the LOC114873211 gene encoding ATP-binding cassette sub-family F member 1, producing the protein MSTEKKVSDVTQKISEMDMEETGKKLTHKEKKKLKKQQEYEKTMEMLTKTGGQGHSELESNFTLSQTQTQQRTNQQLEHAVDIKVENFSIAAKGKELFTNASLLIAQGRRYGLVGPNGHGKTTLLRHIANRAFAIPPNIDVLYCEQEVIADDTPAVEVVLNADVKCKELQAECKKLEELIEQGDTSVQSRLQEVYEELKIIGADSAEPRARRILAGLGFSKAMQDRATKNFSGGWRMRVSLARALFLEPTLLLLDEPTNHLDLNAVIWLDNYLQAWKKTLLIVSHDQSFLDNVCTDIIHLDQQKLFYYKGNYSMFKKMYVQKKKEMIKAYEKQEKRIKDLKASGQSKKQAEKKQKEALTRKQEKNRTKMQKQEDDTAPTELLQKPRDYIVKFSFPDPPPLQPPILGLHNVTFWYEGQKPLFIEVDFGMDLNSRIAIVGPNGVGKSTFLKLLTGDLQPLKGELSRNHRLRIGKFDQHSGEHLTAEETPSEYLMRLFNLPYEKARKQLGTFGLSSHAHTIKMKDLSGGQKARVALAELCLNAPDVVILDEPTNNLDIESIDALADAINDYKGGVIIVSHDERLIRDTECCLYVIENQQINEIDGDFDDYRKELLESLGEVINNPSIAANAAVLQ; encoded by the exons ATGTCAACCGAAAAGAAGGTATCAGATGTCACGCAGAAAATATCTGAAATGGACATGGAGGAGACGGGGAAGAAACTGACacataaagaaaagaaaaaattgaaaaaacagCAGGAATATGAGAAAACGATGGAAATGTTAACGAAAACCGGTGGTCAGGGTCACAGTGAACTCGAGAGCAATTTCACATTATCTCAGACTCAAACTCAACAGCGCACTAATCAACAATTAGAACATGCAGTTGACATAAAAGTGGAAAATTTTAGTATAGCAGCTAAAGGAAAGGAACTTTTCACTAATGCCAGCTTATTAATTGCACAGGGTAGACGTTATGGTTTAGTAGGACCAAATGG CCATGGCAAAACTACCTTGTTGCGTCATATTGCAAACAGAGCATTTGCTATTCCACCTAATATTGATGTTTTATATTGTGAACAAGAAGTTATTGCTGATGATACTCCAGCTGTAGAAGTAGTACTCAATGCAGATGTAAAGTGTAAAGAATTACAGGCAGAGTGCaaaaaattagaagaattaaTAGAACAAGGAGATACTTCTGTTCAAAGTAGATTACAAGAG GTTTATGaggaattgaaaattattggaGCAGATTCTGCAGAGCCACGTGCCAGAAGAATTCTTGCTGGTTTAGGTTTTAGTAAAGCCATGCAAGATCGTGCAACGAAGAATTTTTCGGGTGGTTGGCGTATGCGTGTTTCTCTCGCTAGAGCTTTATTCTTGGAACCCACGTTGTTATTACTTGATGAACCAACGAATCATCTGGATTTAAATGCTGTTATTTGGTTGGATAATTACCTTCAAGCTTGGAAGAAAACATTACTGATTGTTTCCCATGACCAAAGTTTTTTGGATAATGTGTGTACAGACATCATTCATTTAGAtcaacaaaaattattttattacaaaggAAACTATAGTATGTTTAAGAAGATGTATGtacaaaagaagaaagaaatgatTAAAGCATACGAAAAGCAAGAGAAACGGATCAAGGATCTTAAAGCTTCTGGGCAAAGTAAAAAACAAGCTGAGAAGAAACAGAAAGAGGCTTTAACTAGAAAACAAGAAAAGAATAGAACGAAAATGCAAAAGCAAGAAGACGATACAGCTCCTACGGAATTATTACAGAAACCTAGAGACTATATAGTGAAATTTAGTTTTCCGGATCCACCGCCTTTACAACCGCCGATTCTTGGTCTTCATA ATGTGACGTTTTGGTATGAAGGACAAAAACCTTTATTTATTGAGGTGGATTTTGGAATGGACTTGAATTCTAGGATAGCTATAGTAGGACCCAATGGTGTTGGAAAATCCacgtttttaaaattattaactgGTGACTTACAACCACTTAAAGGAGAATTGTCAAGAAACCATCGATTG AGGATAGGCAAATTCGACCAGCATTCTGGTGAACATTTAACTGCCGAAGAAACACCGTCGGAATATTTGATGCGATTATTCAATCTTCCTTACGAAAAAGCTAGGAAACAATTAGGAACATTTGGACTTAGTTCTCACGCCCACACGATTAAAATGAAGGATTTGTCCGGTGGCCAAAAAGCGCGAGTCGCTTTGGCAGAATTGTGTTTAAATGCACCCGATGTTGTAATTTTGGACGAACCGACGAACAATTTAGATATCGAATCCATAGATGCTCTAGCTGATGCCATCAATGATTATAAAGGAGGAGTTATCATTGTTTCTCACGACGAGCGTCTGATCAGAGATACAGAATGTTGTTTGTATGTAATTGAAAATCAACAAATTAACGAGATCGATGGAGATTTCGATGACTATAGGAAAGAACTGTTGGAAAGCTTGGGAGAAGTTATTAATAATCCAAGTATAGCTGCAAATGCTGCTGTTCTACAATGA
- the LOC114873219 gene encoding dual specificity mitogen-activated protein kinase kinase hemipterous-like, with the protein MSSTLENKILNLQERLRAENESRDRDRHNSEVGSGTGLQSSSSVPVSSPASRPPIPTLKVSQIPPKKQDSEFESKLQEIMKMNGILNINGQRYQTEMKDLEHLGELGNGTCGHVVKMRHKPSGVLIAVKQMRRSGNAEENKRIIMDLDVVLKSHDCPYIVQCLGCFITESDVWICMELMATCLDKLLKRTRQAMPEEFLGKVTVATVKALSYLKEKHGVIHRDVKPSNILLDERGGVKLCDFGISGRLVDSKAKTRSAGCAAYMAPERIDPPDPTKPDYDIRADVWSLGITLVELATGVFPYRDCKTDFEVLSRVVQDDPPSLPSDALFSKEFRSFVSCCLTKNYKQRPKYHKLMEHAFIRKYDVSQDEETNSSVLNSGCQWFGRVMRQLEPSFRLPGWQQRVTGHVSLKQTAHLRAQSEVPAFLRSNVTKDSQNSSFLPFHQRSNSENGANYVSYSPYALRRKEISRPFSPPSSNDVDASETNFQQSYSPYRQHVDQNRDYSSNHCSTNGQGRQEGRPFSPYRQDSTAIDTGNRLYSPYHGRFTEDRDSSKERWQSVSRSLSPFARDYSPWRRENVDPPNVIQPTESGRYSPFLQQRLGQTPAVPQTHPQSHDIYGSPMISRKRFPSEPPPQGSHGSTSPELLISRFAHQLKQDPPSATPPVQGGSKESAKKRFASYVRLRLGSERAPSPEPPPRLSRGESPLALRRNLVDQASPSFARRYVSSSPPQPPPRRLSESNSVPGSPQHVRARLRYTPEPQRRPPPP; encoded by the exons ATGTCTAGTACCTTGGAGAATAAGATTTTAAATTTGCAAGAACGTCTTAGAGCGGAAAATGAATCAAGGGATAGAGACAGACATAACAGCGAGGTTGGATCAGGAACGGGCCTTCAATCGTCATCCTCAGTACCTGTCTCGAGTCCTGCTTCACGAC CTCCAATTCCAACTTTAAAAGTCTCACAGATACCTCCAAAGAAACAAGATAGTGAATTTGAGTCAAAATTACAAGAAATCATGAAGATGAAtggtattttaaatattaatggGCAAAGGTATCAAACTGAAATGAAAGATTTAGAGCATCTAGGTGAATTAGGAAATGGTACCTGTGGACATGTTGTTAAAATGAGGCATAAACCTAGTGGTGTACTCATTGCTGTGAAACAAATGAGACGTTCTGGTAATgcagaagaaaataaaaggataATTATGGATCTTGATGTTGTGTTAAAATCACACGATTGTCCATATATTGTGCAATGTTTGGGATGTTTCATCACTGAATCTGATGTATGGATTTGTATGGAATTAATGGCAACTTgtttagataaattattaaaaagaacCAGACAAGCAATGCCAGAAGAATTTTTAGGAAAAGTCACAGTAGCA ACAGTAAAAGCATTGtcatatttgaaagaaaaacatGGTGTTATTCATAGAGATGTGAAACCTAGTAATATTCTTCTTGATGAAAGGGGAGGAGTTAAATTATGTGATTTTGGTATATCTGGCAGATTAGTTGACAGTAAAGCAAAAACTAGAAGTGCAGGATGTGCTGCTTATATGGCT cCTGAAAGAATTGATCCTCCAGATCCAACTAAACCAGACTATGATATAAGAGCTGATGTATGGAGCTTGGGTATTACTTTAGTAGAATTAGCTACAGGAGTATTCCCTTACCGAGATTGCAAGACTGATTTTGAG GTATTGAGCAGAGTAGTACAAGATGATCCTCCTTCCCTTCCATCAGATGCACTTTTTTCAAAGGAATTCAGAAGTTTTGTGAGTTGTTGCCttacaaaaaattataaacaacgTCCAAAATATCATAAACTCATGGAACATGCTTTTATTCGAAAATACGATGTATCTCAAGATGAAGAAACAAATTCTTCAGTTCTAAATTCTGGCTGCCAATGGTTTGGCAGGGTAATGCGACAATTAGAACCAAG TTTCAGATTGCCAGGGTGGCAACAGAGAGTTACGGGTCATGTGTCTTTAAAACAAACAGCTCATCTCAGGGCTCAATCCGAAGTACCAGCTTTCCTACGAAGCAATGTCACCAAAGACTCGCAGAACTCCAGTTTTTTGCCATTTCATCAACGATCAAATAGTGAGAATGGTGCGAACTATGTATCGTATAGTCCGTACGCGCTTAGACGAAAGGAAATTTCCAGGCCGTTTTCTCCTCCTTCGTCCAACGACGTGGACGCATCGGAAACGAATTTTCAACAATCGTATTCACCGTATAGACAACATGTCGATCAAAACAGGGATTATTCTTCGAATCATTGTTCTACTAATGGACAAGGTAGACAAGAAGGAAGACCGTTCTCTCCTTATCGACAAGATAGCACCGCGATAGACACCGGGAATAGGCTCTATTCACCGTATCACGGACGCTTTACCGAAGATCGTGACTCAAGTAAAGAACGATGGCAAAGTGTCTCTAGATCGTTAAGTCCGTTTGCTCGTGATTATTCACCTTGGAGGAGAGAAAATGTCGATCCTCCAAATGTAATACAACCAACCGAAAGTGGTCGTTATTCACCGTTTCTTCAACAACGACTAGGACAAACTCCAGCTGTGCCTCAAACTCATCCGCAATCACATGATATTTATGGTAGTCCTATGATTAGTCGTAAAAG gTTTCCTTCCGAACCTCCTCCACAAGGATCTCATGGTTCTACCAGCCCTGAATTATTAATCTCTCGTTTTGCTCATCAGTTGAAGCAAGATCCTCCATCTGCTACACCACCAGTTCAGGGTGGATCAAAGGAATCTGCTAAGAAACGTTTTGCTTCTTACGTTCGTCTCAGGCTCGGAAGTGAACGCGCTCCTTCGCCGGAGCCACCGCCGAGATTGAGCCGCGGCGAATCCCCTCTTGCCCTTAGAAGGAATTTAGTAGATCAAGCGTCTCCCTCTTTTGCAAGAAG GTATGTTTCATCTTCTCCACCTCAACCTCCTCCTAGGAGATTGTCAGAAAGCAACTCTGTGCCTGGTAGCCCTCAACATGTACGTGCTCGTCTACGTTACACCCCTGAACCTCAGAGGAGACCTCCGCCACCATAA
- the LOC114873215 gene encoding histone-lysine N-methyltransferase EHMT2: protein MSENKSKETATMEGCQEGGEEEDMAAERVEDKVSIQQILEGMTNEFNKSISPVKNAEINRSEKSDHEENEKPAAILDAPSAVEKESNGEKNDEITPIKQNSVESTPPDENSKDDENTGKQEILKKDNGIPRIVLTFRTIDENTDHGKKTKISSCSSNLTLVPDELANCDQIGGVSVKIENSDENSDTVEKSDSEEGRTEEPAKDFESKEPEKKPEETETPKENMEVPKEEKSTTSDVKAKTDEVNASTEPTQQSEQADSTPPVTRKRRIGRPRLRALSDHTEEPPGPKRSARRLCKETLKSTVLESAMARKEKSNYTEENLGFKKQRKYNKPGRPKKVMQGHNKQLQAKPPDIRQEAEASISDGNISLSEVNSTLECSRNSSISESSANDTILDESQNFSSDFDGMPKLSPMIKSSESQTKLCNSIGSPTNDDIPLADIEKPFLKPATGRPKRERGRPRGSQAARKIAKADSFEDGSVSIAETGKHNDYPEEGTVPAKRTRRSMAPSPSPAEGQASKPESTAIMSETYGQSMLCLCQVRSQLYVTITGSGAPLYCTAIDSIDNRLVGCCNEVDSNDVAMRRPSTRVPFIILCRMHKERLLRHNCCPSCGLFCSQGKFVQCINGHQYHRECEIYPNKKGVCPHCGNESTAYDVMVTMSGLRKPVFIPTRKKFSKLPSAKMSLPGKGDNTKLAERPPSPLIQPDIIKIPEPSVNTERPERYTIMSLYTSVKNGDLEKLVNVLACGYNANHTFRDYAHRTGLHIAADKGHLSCVHVLVQAGAQLDVMDRNQLTPLMLAASKGKADVVKYLIRIGADVTLKGEDGMTALHMAAKSGHLDVCRIILTECKAPRTLVDSVDDGGWTSLIWACEFCHAEVARFLLDKKCDPLIRDAEQNIALHWSAFSGSSEITEMLLNEGCDVNAVNVHGDTPLHIAARQDQYAVSILLLARGAKIGEVNAAGETAVNCCTNDGDTMSALRLNAKVNELSEHMWEKTVKILTNDISRGKETNPIQCVNGYDSEDKPTDFLYVTENCFTSNIHVDRTITSLQSCRCEDNCSSEKCLCGNISLRCWYDEEGKLIPEFNYTDPPMLFECNPACDCNRITCNNRVVQHGLTQRFQLFRTKGKGWGLRTLRHIPKGSYVCEYVGEIISDSEADHREDDSYLFDLDNRDGETYCIDARRYGNIARFINHSCAPNLLPVRVFVEHQDLHFPRIAFFANRDIEADEELGFDYGEKFWIIKCKSFTCTCGAENCRYSEKTIQVTLDNYRRKLQQEEMLAAQSS, encoded by the exons atGTCGGAGAATAAGAGTAAGGAAACTGCCACGATGGAGGGTTGTCAAGAAGGGGGCGAAGAGGAAGATATGGCTGCCGAGAGGGTCGAAGATAAGGTCAGCATCCAGCAAATTCTCGAGGGTATGACAAATGAATTTAACAAAAGTATAAGTCCCGTCAAAAACGCAGAAATTAATCGATCAGAAAAATCGGATCACGAGGAAAACGAAAAACCGGCCGCGATTCTTGATGCACCATCAGCAGTCGAAAAAGAATCCAATGGAGAGAAAAACGATGAAATTACTCCCATAAAACAAAATTCTGTCGAATCGACACCACCGGACGAAAATTCAAAAGATGATGAAAATACTGGAAAAcaggaaattttgaaaaaagataATGGTATTCCACGGATTGTCCTTACGTTTAGGACAATCGACGAAAATACAGATCATGGTAAAAAAACGAAGATATCAAGTTGTTCCTCCAACCTTACTTTAGTTCCTGATGAACTAGCAAATTGTGATCAGATTGGTGGTGTTTCTGTCAAGATCGAGAATTCAGATGAGAATTCTGACACTGTTGAAAAATCAGATTCAGAAGAAGGTAGAACAGAAGAGCCAGCCAAAGATTTTGAGAGCAAAGAACCAGAGAAAAAACCAGAGGAAACAGAAACACCAAAGGAAAATATGGAAGTACCAAAAGAGGAAAAATCCACCACTTCCGATGTAAAAGCTAAGACTGATGAAGTAAATGCTTCAACAGAACCTACTCAGCAAAGTGAACAAGCAGATAGCACACCTCCAGTTACTAGGAAAAGGAGAATAGGACGACCTAGATTAAGGGCACTTag CGACCACACAGAAGAACCTCCAGGTCCTAAACGTTCAGCTAGAAGACTTTGTAAAGAAACATTGAAGAGTACTGTGTTAGAGAGTGCAATGGCAAGGAAGGAAAAGTCTAATTATACAGAAGAAAATCTAGGGTTTAAAAAGCAGAGGAAATACAATAAACCAGGAAGACCTAAAAAGGTGATGCAAGGTCATAATAAACAGTTGCAAGCTAAGCCTCCTGACATACGTCAGGAAGCAGAAgcatcaatttctgatgggaATATTAGTCTCTCTGAGGTAAACTCAACATTAGAATGTTCTAGAAATTCTTCCATATCAGAAAGTAGTGCAAATGATACAATCCTGGATGAAtctcaaaatttttcatctgACTTTGACGGTATGCCAAAATTGTCTCCTATGATAAAAAGTTCAGAATCACAAACAAAATTGTGTAATTCAATTGGCAGTCCAACAAATGATGATATACCTTTAGCAGACATAGAAAAGCCATTTCTAAAGCCTGCTACTGGTAGACctaagagagaaagaggtcgTCCTCGAGGAAGTCAAGCTGCCAGGAAAATAGCGAAAGCTGATTCGTTCGAag ATGGATCTGTATCAATAGCAGAAACAGGCAAACATAATGATTATCCTGAAG AAGGTACTGTACCCGCTAAGAGGACAAGGAGAAGCATGGCTCCAAGCCCAAGTCCCGCAGAAGGGCAAGCTTCAAAACCAGAGTCAACAGCAATTATGAGTGAA ACATATGGTCAGTCAATGTTATGTTTATGTCAAGTGAGATCTCAGCTGTATGTAACGATAACTGGTTCTGGGGCACCACTGTATTGTACCGCAATAGATTCTATCGACAATAGATTAGTAGGATGTTGTAACGAAGTTGATAGTAACGATGTAGCAATGAGGAGACCTAGTACACGTGTTCCTTTTATCATTTTGTGTCGGATGCATAAGGAAAGACTACTAAGACATAATTGTTGCCCTTCTTGTGGACTCTTTTGTTCGCAAGGAAAGTTTGTACAATGTATTAATGGCCATCAGTATCATCGTGAATGCGAGATATATCCGAACAAAAAAGGAGTATGTCCACATTGTGGAAACGAGAGTACAGCATACGATGTAATGGTCACTATGAGTGGTTTAAGAAAACCTGTGTTCATTCCGACacgaaagaaattttcaaaactgCCTTCTGCGAAAATGAGTTTGCCAGGGAAAGGTGACAATACGAAGTTAGCAGAACGACCCCCTAGTCCTTTAATTCAACcagatattattaaaatacctGAACCGTCTGTTAACACTGAGAGACCAGAACGTTATACAATAATGAGTCTTTACACATCTGTAAAGAATGGGGATTTAGAAAAATTGGTCAATGTTTTAG CATGTGGATACAATGCAAACCATACATTCCGAGATTACGCACATCGAACTGGCCTTCATATAGCCGCAGATAAAGGTCACTTATCTTGTGTGCACGTGTTAGTACAAGCCGGTGCTCAATTAGACGTGATGGATAGAAATCAACTAACACCGTTAATGTTAGCCGCTAGCAAAGGTAAAGCCGACGTggtgaaatatttaataagaatcGGAGCCGATGTTACGTTAAAAGGAGAAGATGGTATGACTGCTTTGCACATGGCTGCTAAATCTGGTCATTTAGATGTATGTCGAATAATTTTGACGGAATGTAAAGCACCAAGAACATTAGTAG ATTCAGTGGACGACGGTGGATGGACAAGTTTAATTTGGGCCTGTGAATTTTGTCATGCCGAAGTAGCACGATTTTTACTTGACAAAAAGTGTGACCCTTTGATACGAGATGCGGAACAAAACATAGCGTTGCATTGGAGTGCTTTTAGTGGAAGTTCAGAGATTACAGAAATGTTACTCAACGAGGGTTGTGATGTGAATGCTGTTAACGTTCATGGCGATACGCCTCT ACACATAGCTGCTAGACAAGATCAGTATGCAGTTAGTATTTTGTTGTTAGCTCGTGGTGCTAAGATAGGGGAAGTTAATGCAGCAGGAGAAACAGCAGTAAACTGTTGTACAAACGATGGCGATACTATGTCTGCATTAAGATTGAATGCGAAAGTTAATGAACTTTCTGAACATATGTGGGAGAAAACAGTAAAAATTTTAACTAA TGACATTTCACGTGGCAAGGAAACGAATCCGATTCAATGCGTTAACGGATACGATTCAGAAGACAAGCCAACAGATTTCCTCTATGTGACTGAAAATTGTTTCACCAGTAATATACATGTTGATCGAACGATAACATCCCTACAGTCTTGTCGATGCGAAGACAACTGTAGTTCAGAAAAATGTTTGTGTGGAAATATAAGTTTGCGATGTTGGTACGATGAAGAAGGAAAACTGATACCGGAATTTAATTATACAG ATCCTCCAATGTTATTTGAGTGTAATCCAGCGTGTGACTGTAATCGTATAACGTGCAATAATCGTGTTGTACAGCATGGTTTAACCCAAAGGTTTCAATTGTTCAGAACGAAAGGTAAAGGTTGGGGCCTTAGAACGTTACGACACATTCCTAAAGGTTCCTATGTATGCGAATACGTTGGTGAAATCATTTCTGATTCTGAAGCTGATCATCGAGAAGACGATTCCTATCTATTCGATTTAGATAACAGA GATGGAGAAACATATTGCATCGATGCGAGACGTTATGGAAATATTGCTCGCTTTATAAATCATTCATGCGCGCCTAATCTCTTGCCAGTGCGAGTATTTGTCGAGCATCAGGATTTACACTTTCCTAGGATAGCATTTTTTGCCAACCGCGACATCGAGGCAGACGAAGAGCTCGG CTTCGATTATGGAGAGAAATTCTGGATTATAAAATGCAAGTCGTTCACGTGTACCTGTGGAGCCGAAAACTGTCGATATTCTGAGAAGACTATACAAGTTACTTTGGACAACTATCGCAGAAAATTGCAGCAAGAAGAAATGCTGGCAGCTCAATCATCGTAA